One genomic window of Ictalurus punctatus breed USDA103 chromosome 23, Coco_2.0, whole genome shotgun sequence includes the following:
- the scap gene encoding sterol regulatory element-binding protein cleavage-activating protein — protein sequence MMSVRERLRQNISAAFYRHGLLCASYPVPIILFTSASILACCYPLLKLPLPGTGPVEFTTGVKDYSVPYHEPQSDPGERPDWYHGAPVAYIQQVIVKAAVSPWDSSLVPVDVFRSPLGRVFSLLEEIRGHVHADRGLENLCLQVTDLLPGLRRMQSVLPEHGCLLVSPGNYWQNRRDVFDSDPDILKTVQQHEPKGLHTSATLKDLLFGVPGKSTGVSLYSKKRVVTYTITIAFSSYDSRFVGSLRTRLKQLHPSVNCSLREDHMVHVHFKEEIGIAELIPLVTTYIILFAYIYFSTRKIDMVKSKWGLALAAVVTVLSSLLMSVGLCTLFGLTPTLNGGEIFPYLVVVIGIENVLVLTKSVVSTPVDLEVKLRIAQGLSSESWSIMKNMATELVIILIGYFTLVPAIQEFCLFAVVGLVSDFFLQMFFFTTVLSIDIRRMELADLNRRLPAEAGMPPPKPAPLRHREAPPPPRPSPHTITLQAPAFRNLRLPKRLRVIYFLARTRLAQRIIMVGTVIWIGILVYTDPAGLRTYLAAQVSEQSPLGEAGLPPHLGVAPVFPGGDPTSTLSVLPAPDPTPVPENQSQGVDASGPTPLAIPQITWGSEDEEVWRRLSFRYWPSLFGYYNITLAKRYISILPVIPVTLHLSPQEAIETRHPQDTQHAPRFSTSTAQLQTDLTLYKVAALGLFAGVLLVLLLFCLYRVLCPRNYGQNGVQHGHRRRGDLPCDEYGYSPPVSEISPLLLRGHSMDIECLASDGMLLASCCLAGQIRVWDAQTGDCLTVIPNNGLRRSSSSGFWDQRDSWDHYDADSSPRAESSTTSTPVSEYAVRRRPTRPPLFVDQPDLTALIDTNFSDLPPSHVPSDCGFDFGGLVEKAYKEHETTSPSASMPTPLPPTPPTPPAPPIERLSVPSGDWESSVWSMELRGNLIAAGRSNGKLELWDAVEGLLRCCNEEGSSGITALAFLNNRIVAARLDGSLDFFTVDINKPLGLLQHRGPPGRSSLPPSPCYSSEDAISCQLTRSVQCAHQKPITVLKAAAGRVVTGSQDHTVRVYRLEDSCCLFTLQGHSGGITAIYIDQTMVLASGGQDGAICLWDVLTGSRVSHVYGHRGDVTSLVCTTSCVISSGLDDLICIWDRSTGIKLYSIQQEVGCGASLAVISESLLVTGGNGCVSFWDLNYGDLLQTVYLGQNSEGQHVRQLLVLENAAIVCDFGSELSLVYVPSVLEKLD from the exons ATGATGTCGGTCAGAGAGCGGCTCCGCCAGAACATCTCGGCCGCCTTCTACCGGCACGGTCTGCTGTGCGCCTCCTACCCGGTTCCCATCATCCTCTTCACCTCCGCCAGCATCCTGGCCTGCTG ttacCCTCTGTTGAAGTTGCCCCTGCCGGGAACAGGTCCTGTAGAGTTCACCACCGGGGTGAAGGATTACTCCGTCCCCTACCACGAGCCTCAGAGTGACCCGGGCGAGCGTCCTGATTGG TATCACGGCGCTCCGGTCGCCTACATCCAGCAGGTGATAGTGAAGGCGGCCGTGTCTCCGTGGGACAGCAGCTTGGTGCCCGTGGACGTTTTCCGCTCGCCGCTCGGCCGAGTCTTCAGCCTTCTGGAGGAGATCCGTGGCCATGTTCACGCCGACAG AGGTTTGGAGAATCTGTGTCTCCAGGTGACGGATCTGTTGCCGGGGTTACGGCGCATGCAGTCTGTGCTTCCCGAACACGGCTGCCTGCTGGTTTCCCCCGGCAACTACTGGCAGAACCGGCGGGACGTGTTCGACTCGGATCCGGACATCCTGAAGACCGTCCAGCAGCACGAACCCAAAGGCCTGCACACGTCCGCCACGCTGAAAG accTGCTGTTTGGGGTCCCGGGGAAAAGCACAGGCGTCAGTCTGTACAGTAAAAAGCGAGTCGTCACCTACACCATCACCATCGCCTTCAGCAGTTATGACTCCAG gtttgTAGGCAGCTTGCGTACCCGTCTGAAGCAGCTTCACCCGTCGGTGAACTGCAGCCTGCGTGAGGATCACATGGTGCACGTCCACTTTAAAGAGGAGATCGGCATCGCTGAACTCATCCCCCTCGTCACCACCTACATCATCCTCTTCGCCTACATCTACTTCTCCACCC ggaAGATCGACATGGTGAAGTCTAAGTGGGGTTTGGCCTTGGCTGCCGTGGTAACAGTGCTCAGCTCTCTGCTCATGTCTGTAGGACTCTGCACTCTGTTTGGCCTCACGCCCACACTCAACGGAgg GGAGATCTTTCCTTACCTCGTGGTCGTGATTGGGATCGAGAACGTTCTGGTCCTCACCAAGTCCGTGGTGTCGACCCCCGTGGACCTGGAGGTCAAACTTCGAATCGCACAAG gtctCAGCAGTGAGAGCTGGTCCATCATGAAGAACATGGCCACTGAGCTCGTCATCATCCTGATTGGATACTTCACCTTAGTTCCTGCTattcag GAGTTCTGTCTGTTCGCTGTGGTGGGTCTCGTCTCCGATTTCTTCCTGCAGATGTTCTTCTTCACCACCGTGCTCTCCATTGACATCCGCCGCATGGAG ctggctgATCTGAATAGGCGTCTTCCAGCCGAAGCGGGGATGCCCCCTCCTAAACCCGCCCCCTTACGCCACAgagaagccccgccccctcctcGTCCCTCCCCCCACACCATCACGCTTCAGGCCCCGGCGTTCAGGAACCTGCGCTTACCCAAGAGGCTCCGTGTGATCTACTTCTTGGCGCGCACCCGTCTGGCACAACGCATCATCATG gtcGGCACTGTGATCTGGATCGGGATCCTGGTGTACACCGACCCCGCCGGTCTGAGGACATACCTGGCCGCTCAGGTATCAGAACAGAGCCCTTTGGGAGAGGCGGGGCTTCCTCCTCACCTTGGTGTGGCTCCTGTGTTCCCGGGCGGAGACCCGACTAGCACCCTCAGTGTACTCCCAGCTCCAGATCCCACCCCTGTGCCCGAGAACCAATCGCAAGGCGTGGATGCCTCAGGTCCCACCCCTTTGGCCATCCCTCAGATCACGTGGGGTTCGGAGGACGAGGAGGTGTGGAGGCGACTGTCGTTCCGTTACTGGCCCTCACTTTTCGGCTACTATAACATCACGCTGGCTAAGAG gTATATCAGCATCCTGCCCGTCATCCCCGTCACGCTCCACCTGAGCCCTCAGGAAGCCATCGAGACGCGACACCCGCAGGATACCCAGCACGCACCACGGTTCAGCACCAGTACCGCGCAGCTCCAAACCGACCTCACGCTGTACAA ggtTGCTGCACTGGGCCTCTTTGCCGGGGTTCTCCTGGTTCTCCTGCTCTTCTGTCTCTATCGTGTTCTCTGTCCTCGTAACTATGGACAGAATGGAGTCCAACATGGCCACCGTCGCCGTGGAGACCTGCCTTGCGACGAATACGGCTACTCGCCACCGGTCAGCGAAATCTCGCCACTGCTGCTGAGAGGCCATAgcatg gATATCGAGTGTTTAGCGAGTGATGGTATGCTGCTCGCCAGCTGCTGTTTAGCAGGACAGATTCGTGTGTGGGACGCACAGACTGGGGACTGTCTCACTGTCATACCTAATAatgg ttTGAGGAGGAGCAGCAGTAGTGGATTTTGGGATCAGCGTGACAGCTGGGATCATTACGACGCCGACTCCTCCCCCAGGGCGGAGTCTTCCACCACGTCCACGCCCGTCAGCGAGTACGCAGTGCGCCGGAGGCCGACCCGCCCCCCCCTGTTCGTGGACCAGCCGGACCTTACGGCGCTGATCGACACAAACTTCAGCGATCTGCCTCCGTCACACGTGCCCTCGGACTGCGGCTTCGACTTCGGCGGCCTGGTGGAGAAGGCGTATAAAGAGCACGAGACAACATCGCCGTCGGCATCAATGCCCACACCGCTTCCCCCGACTCCGCCCACTCCACCGGCCCCGCCCATCGAGAGGCTGAGCGTACCGTCAGGAGACTGGGAGAGCTCGGTGTGGTCCATGGAGCTCAGGGGAAACCTGATCGCTGCCGGGAGGAGCAACGGCAAACtggag TTGTGGGATGCTGTAGAGGGACTGCTGCGGTGCTGCAACGAAGAAGGATCCTCGGGAATCACCGCCCTGGCTTTCCTTAACAATAG GATCGTTGCAGCTCGTCTGGACGGTTCTCTTGATTTTTTCACCGTGGACATCAACAAACCGCTGGGTTTACTGCAGCATcgag ggcCCCCGGGTCGCAGCAGTCTGCCGCCGTCACCCTGTTACAGCAGCGAGGATGCGATCAGCTGCCAGCTAACACGCTCGGTTCAGTGCGCTCACCAGAAACCCATCACTGTGCTCAAAGCTGCAGCGGGTCGAGTCGTCACTGGCAGCCAGGACCACACCGTCAGA GTGTATCGTCTGGAGGATTCCTGCTGCCTCTTCACCCTGCAGGGACACTCAGGTGGCATCACCGCCATTTACATAGACCAG accATGGTCCTGGCCAGCGGGGGGCAGGATGGCGCAATCTGTTTATGGGACGTCCTCACAGGAAGTCGCGTGAGCCATGTTTACGGTCACCGTGGTGACGTAACGTCGCTGGTCTGCACTACTTCCTGCGTGATCAGCAGTGGCTTGGACGATCTTATCTGCATCTGGGACCGGAGCACCGGCATCAAGCTCTACTCCATACAGCAG GAAGTGGGCTGTGGCGCCAGTCTGGCCGTGATTTCCGAGAGTTTATTAGTGACCGGGGGTAACGGCTGCGTGTCGTTCTGGGACCTGAACTACGGGGACCTGCTGCAGACGGTGTATCTGGGTCAGAACAGCGAGGGGCAGCACGTACGGCAGCTCCTCGTGCTCGAAAACGCCGCCATCGTGTGTGACTTTGGGAGCGAGCTCAGCCTCGTCTACGTGCCCTCCGTACTGGAGAAGCTGGACTAA